The following are encoded together in the Oncorhynchus kisutch isolate 150728-3 linkage group LG8, Okis_V2, whole genome shotgun sequence genome:
- the LOC109895923 gene encoding arginine/serine-rich coiled-coil protein 2 — protein sequence MAASDADSTNLLPLMGSLYTDRRKHTMESSKSPRSSKHHPSRSRSHSRDRKRKSSDKKHRRSRSRSKEAQRRDSEKPSKSHSKQDDQPEQTERGRERLSAENGEERHRRKDKKGRSHSRSHSCDRRHRSRSRDKLRSRSPREKKKRVRSRSGSKTKHRRRSKSRERKKEKVHRKEKSRSRSVSPQAFRGRNTAMDAQEALARRLERAKKLQEQKEKDMLEKQQHQEVPAVPAPLLSDTVVVAAAAATHPVLNVAALLASGTQVTPQIAMAAQMAALQAKTLAETGIAVPSYYNPSAVNPLKFAEQEKKRKKLWQGKKEGDKSQTAELWEKLNFGNKDQNVKFRKLMGIKGEEEGEASKPLNDEGLKTLQQQEEMFHNLDLQYEMARSQTHTQRGMGLGFGSSFSRGMDAI from the exons ATGGCG GCAAGTGATGCCGACTCGACCAACCTGCTACCCTTGATGGGCTCTCTTTACACGGACAGAAGAAAACACACTATGGAATCATCCAAATCACCCAGAAGCTCCAAACACCATCCTTCCCGATCAAGGTCACACTCCAGGGACCGAAAACGCAAATCAA GTGACAAAAAGCACAGACGAAGTCGGAGCAGGAGCAAAGAG GCACAAAGGAGGGACTCTGAGAAGCCATCAAAATCTCACAGCAAGCAGGATGATCAGCCGGAGCAGActgagaggggcagggagagactTTCTGCAGAGAACGGGGAGGAGCGACACCGGCGCAAAGACAAGAAGGGACGGAGCCACTCCAGGTCACACTCATGTGACAG GCGTCATCGCAGCAGAAGTCGGGACAAACTGAGATCGCGTTCCCCgcgggagaagaagaagagggtcaGGTCCCGGTCGGGCTCAAAGACCAAACACCGCCGCAGGAGCAAAAGCAG GGAGCGGAAGAAGGAGAAAGTGCACAGAAAAGAGAAGAGTCGTAGCAGGTCTGTGAGCCCCCAGGCTTTCCGGGGCAGAAACACTGCCATGGACGCACAAGAGGCCCTGGCCAGAAG GTTGGAAAGGGCAAAGAAACTGCAAGAGCAGAAAGAAAAGGATATGTTGGAGAAACAGCAGCATCAGGAGGTACCTGCAG TGCCAGCCCCCCTGCTGTCTGACACAGTAGTAGTTGCTGCTGCAGCTGCTACCCACCCTGTCCTCAACGTGGCAGCTCTCCTGGCCTCTGGGACACAGGTCACGCCCCAGATCGCCATGGCAGCGCAGATGGCAGCCCTACAAGCCAAAACCTTAGCAGAGACTGGCATTGCTGTGCCCAGCTATTACAATCCTTCGGCTGTCAACCCCCTGAAGTTTGCAGAGCAGGAGAAGAAAAGGAAGAAGCTCTGGCAGGGAAAGAAGGAAGGA GACAAGTCCCAGACAGCTGAGTTGTGGGAGAAGCTCAACTTTGGAAATAAGGACCAAAATGTTAAATTTCGGAAACTGATGGGCATCAAA GGGGAAGAGGAAGGTGAGGCCTCAAAGCCACTCAACGACGAAGGCCTGAAGACcctgcagcagcaggaggagatgttCCATAACCTTGACCTTCAGTACGAGATGGCCAGGTCCCAGACCCACACTCAGAGAGGCATGGGACTAGGCTTCGGCTCTTCATTCTCACGGGGCATGGACGCGATCTAA